TTTTTAACATTTATGATTAGCGGACCTATCACACTTCTTCAACTAAACTTACAATTAGCCCTCAAAGTACTTAACGAGCTTTCCAGGTTCAATCTTCTTATCAATAATATTTATTAAGTGTTTCCCAAGCTCTTCAGTTGATTGTAACTGTCCTGTTTGATGTGCCTGTTTAAACAATTTAGCCATTTCAAAATCTTGATCATCCTTTCCTCTCACGACTTGCTGCAATTCCGTTTCAACCATACCTGGATCTACAGCAATTATCTCTATTGGATATTGTCGCTTCGATTGCTCAGCCCCGATACATTGAGTAAACATATTTATTCCAGCTTTAGCAGTACAATACACGCTCATCGCGGGTGCTGGATATGACCCAGAACCTGAAGATATATTTATAATCTTTTTCCTTATTGGAACGTCATCCATTTGATTTATAAAGTAAGAAGTCAAAACCATCGGAGCAATTAGACTTATTTGTATGTTCTTATTAATTTCTTCGGCATTACAATTGTCTATGGTTTTTAAAGGTTCGATCATGGCAGCATTATTAATAAGGCAAATCATTTCCGAAGCATTTAAATTAATTTGACTGAAAATCTCTTTCAGTAATGGTTCGATTCCCAGTATATTACTCAAATCAAAATGATGATGGGTGTAATTTTTGTAATTATCTAAAATATTTGAATCACCACGTGAAATACCATGTACACAATTTCCATTATCAAGGAGCATTCTGGCTAATTGTTCACCGATACCTCTTGATGTTCCAGTGATTATGAAGTGACCTTTATTCATTCAATGACCTCCGTTAGGGTATCGCATCTCTTCTAAATTAATTACGTGCATTCTTCATGAATCACTCTTATAAAAAAGATTGGTTAATATGTTTCTATTTCTTTGATTAATAAATTGCTTTTCTAGTATCATACCTAGTTTCTCAGCAACTCTCATAGAAGCAACATGATCACTTGGCATATTTACACATATCCGTCTAAGTTTTAGATCATGTAGTCCGTATTGCAAGCATGCTTGAGCTGCTTCAAAGGCAAATCCTTGCTTCCAATATTCAGAGTAAATAATATACCCTAAGTCATATTCGGGTTGTCCATCTATTTCAGTTTTTACTATCCCTACATCACCAATCAAGTCACCGGTATCTTTTAATTCTAATCCCCATCTGCCATATCCATTATTATTGTAAGATTCGATATTTCGTTTTAACCATTGTTCCGTTTGATCAACCTTAAACGGAGAAGGCCAAAATGACATTGTAATAGGATCAGATAAAATAGAATTTAATGGCTCAAAGTCGTTCATTGTATACTGCTTAACTAAGAGTCTTGTGGTTTCTAAGATGTTTAAC
The nucleotide sequence above comes from Paenibacillus sp. IHBB 10380. Encoded proteins:
- a CDS encoding GNAT family N-acetyltransferase; amino-acid sequence: MLNILETTRLLVKQYTMNDFEPLNSILSDPITMSFWPSPFKVDQTEQWLKRNIESYNNNGYGRWGLELKDTGDLIGDVGIVKTEIDGQPEYDLGYIIYSEYWKQGFAFEAAQACLQYGLHDLKLRRICVNMPSDHVASMRVAEKLGMILEKQFINQRNRNILTNLFYKSDS
- a CDS encoding SDR family NAD(P)-dependent oxidoreductase, translated to MNKGHFIITGTSRGIGEQLARMLLDNGNCVHGISRGDSNILDNYKNYTHHHFDLSNILGIEPLLKEIFSQINLNASEMICLINNAAMIEPLKTIDNCNAEEINKNIQISLIAPMVLTSYFINQMDDVPIRKKIINISSGSGSYPAPAMSVYCTAKAGINMFTQCIGAEQSKRQYPIEIIAVDPGMVETELQQVVRGKDDQDFEMAKLFKQAHQTGQLQSTEELGKHLINIIDKKIEPGKLVKYFEG